From a single Streptomyces sp. NBC_00377 genomic region:
- a CDS encoding helix-turn-helix transcriptional regulator: protein MSEQVHNRLAVVRAERKVSRQALAETVGVHYQTIGYIERAQYNPSLDLALKIARFFELPVEALFSLEPFRPLTDEVYGRKQ, encoded by the coding sequence ATGAGTGAGCAGGTGCACAACAGGCTGGCGGTGGTGAGGGCTGAGCGCAAGGTGTCACGGCAGGCCCTCGCCGAGACGGTGGGGGTCCACTACCAAACCATCGGCTACATCGAGCGGGCGCAGTACAACCCCAGTCTCGACCTGGCACTGAAGATTGCCAGGTTCTTCGAACTACCGGTGGAGGCCCTGTTCTCCCTCGAGCCGTTCCGGCCGCTCACCGACGAGGTCTATGGGAGGAAGCAGTGA
- a CDS encoding low molecular weight protein-tyrosine-phosphatase codes for MVHKVLTVCLGNYCRSPFAALALATRGGTELEVRSAGLIGKWEGELANEQMIEAARRLGLDLTAHRAQQLTREMLDWADSVLAMDASVLEVLREIAGGDVQRKLGLYLRDRDVPDPMGKDQETFNACAVLIEAGTTLHVGQPSH; via the coding sequence ATGGTGCACAAGGTCCTGACCGTCTGCCTCGGCAACTACTGCCGTTCGCCCTTCGCCGCGCTCGCGCTCGCCACGCGGGGCGGCACCGAGCTGGAAGTCCGCTCGGCCGGGCTGATCGGCAAGTGGGAGGGAGAGCTCGCCAACGAGCAGATGATCGAGGCCGCCAGGCGCCTCGGCCTCGACCTCACCGCCCACCGCGCCCAGCAGCTCACCCGGGAGATGCTCGACTGGGCCGACAGCGTCCTGGCGATGGACGCCTCCGTGCTGGAAGTCCTCCGCGAGATCGCCGGCGGAGACGTTCAGCGCAAGCTCGGCCTGTACCTGCGCGACCGCGACGTCCCCGACCCGATGGGCAAGGACCAGGAGACGTTCAACGCGTGCGCCGTCCTCATCGAGGCAGGAACGACTCTCCACGTCGGCCAGCCGTCGCATTGA
- a CDS encoding DegT/DnrJ/EryC1/StrS family aminotransferase, translated as MTAVAAPGVGRNASPFLYGEEAAAVSRVLEAGQYGHTEVTEEFERRVAQFLNVPHAVAVMSGTAALHTALLAADAGPGDEVVVPSMTFCATVQAILAVGATPVFVDIDPTTLCVTSQLVMDAVTDRTRAVMPVLFGGRAIDFAPIRAELASRDIAIMEDAAHAFGSRNGDRRVGATGDLTCFSFGPIKNLTCGQGGIVIPRTRSEADTIRRIRMLGVVQSQAERCQTTSYQVEGFGLRYQMSAINAAIGLAQLDRVERAETTRRTLWRAYQHALAGLTGVRLVDVDPDRSVPHLCQVLIPNRDAVHAQMKARGIGVGVHYPPNHLQPAFAQWRRDLPATEQAGRLVLTLPFHQYLAENDIDQVVHVLGQALTTTGAAWCTRS; from the coding sequence ATGACGGCCGTCGCCGCGCCCGGCGTGGGGCGCAACGCAAGCCCGTTTCTGTACGGTGAAGAGGCTGCCGCGGTCTCCCGCGTGCTGGAGGCCGGTCAGTACGGGCACACCGAGGTGACCGAGGAGTTCGAGCGCCGCGTCGCGCAGTTCCTCAATGTTCCTCACGCCGTCGCCGTCATGTCCGGCACCGCGGCCCTGCATACGGCGCTGCTCGCCGCCGACGCCGGCCCCGGCGACGAGGTGGTCGTGCCCAGCATGACGTTCTGCGCGACCGTCCAGGCGATCCTCGCCGTCGGCGCCACCCCGGTCTTCGTGGACATCGACCCGACCACGTTGTGCGTGACCAGCCAGCTGGTCATGGACGCCGTCACCGATCGCACCCGCGCCGTGATGCCGGTCCTTTTCGGCGGCCGGGCCATCGACTTCGCCCCCATCCGCGCGGAGCTGGCCAGCCGGGACATCGCCATCATGGAGGACGCGGCGCACGCCTTCGGCTCCCGCAACGGTGACCGCAGGGTCGGCGCCACCGGCGATCTGACGTGCTTCTCCTTCGGCCCGATCAAGAACCTCACCTGCGGGCAAGGCGGCATCGTCATCCCGCGCACCCGCTCTGAGGCCGATACGATCCGCCGCATCCGCATGCTCGGAGTCGTCCAGTCACAGGCCGAACGCTGCCAGACGACCAGCTACCAGGTAGAGGGCTTCGGTCTGCGCTACCAGATGTCCGCCATCAACGCCGCCATCGGCTTGGCCCAGCTCGACCGCGTCGAGAGGGCGGAGACGACCCGTCGCACCCTGTGGCGCGCCTACCAGCACGCGCTCGCCGGCCTGACCGGCGTACGCCTGGTCGACGTCGACCCCGACCGGTCCGTGCCGCACCTGTGCCAGGTCCTCATCCCGAACCGGGACGCAGTGCACGCGCAGATGAAAGCTCGCGGCATCGGCGTCGGCGTCCATTACCCGCCCAACCACCTGCAGCCCGCCTTTGCCCAGTGGCGGCGCGACCTGCCCGCCACCGAACAAGCCGGCCGGCTGGTGCTGACGCTGCCGTTCCACCAGTACCTGGCCGAGAACGACATCGACCAGGTCGTCCACGTCCTCGGCCAGGCCCTCACGACCACGGGAGCCGCATGGTGCACAAGGTCCTGA
- a CDS encoding ATP-grasp domain-containing protein, translated as MRRILVTGVGAHPGFGLARSLQRLGHRVVAVDANPLAPGFFLNDVSPYRIPLATDPDYPDAITGLCKTLAVDAIVVGIENDLPPLLELRPRLEAQGVRLWLPEATSVHACIDKARFHQVLTEHGIPTPRTWTPQDVDLVPAGVELVVKPRVGHGAQGVHMVKSLRHARLLCELIPDALVQERIHGTEFTADCLVDRDGRASAILRRRDLVKAGCVVVSTTIKDQAVHNLVMNTLRAVRARGLSCVQGFITGDGQVTITELNVRIAGGFALSVAAGADLVGQMVNGLFGLPVDHDQLTYRTGVFLTNYLETLRVGNVAELEIAAAPKGAVA; from the coding sequence CTGCGCCGGATCCTCGTCACCGGCGTCGGCGCCCATCCGGGCTTCGGCCTGGCCCGTAGCCTCCAGCGGCTCGGGCATCGGGTCGTCGCCGTCGATGCCAACCCGCTCGCACCCGGCTTCTTCCTGAACGACGTCTCGCCATACCGCATCCCCCTCGCCACGGACCCCGACTACCCGGACGCCATCACCGGGCTGTGCAAGACGCTCGCCGTGGACGCGATCGTGGTCGGAATTGAGAACGACCTGCCGCCGCTGCTCGAGCTGCGGCCCCGCCTGGAAGCCCAGGGCGTACGTCTTTGGCTGCCGGAAGCCACGTCGGTTCACGCCTGCATCGACAAGGCCCGATTCCACCAAGTCCTGACCGAGCACGGCATCCCGACACCGCGCACCTGGACACCCCAAGACGTCGATCTGGTGCCCGCCGGCGTCGAACTGGTCGTCAAGCCGCGGGTCGGCCACGGCGCCCAGGGTGTGCACATGGTGAAGTCCCTGCGGCACGCCCGCCTCCTGTGTGAGCTGATCCCCGATGCCCTCGTGCAAGAACGCATCCACGGCACCGAGTTCACCGCCGACTGCCTCGTGGACCGCGATGGCCGCGCCTCGGCGATCCTGCGCCGCCGCGACCTGGTGAAAGCCGGCTGCGTCGTCGTCTCCACGACGATCAAGGACCAGGCTGTGCACAACCTGGTCATGAACACCCTGCGCGCCGTCCGCGCACGGGGCCTGAGCTGCGTGCAGGGATTCATCACCGGCGACGGCCAGGTCACGATCACCGAGCTGAACGTCCGCATCGCCGGAGGGTTCGCCCTCAGTGTGGCGGCAGGTGCGGACCTGGTCGGCCAGATGGTCAACGGCCTGTTCGGTCTGCCGGTCGACCACGACCAGCTGACCTATCGCACCGGCGTGTTCCTCACGAACTACCTGGAGACGCTGCGCGTCGGCAACGTCGCCGAGCTGGAGATCGCAGCCGCCCCGAAGGGAGCCGTAGCATGA
- a CDS encoding HGxxPAAW family protein, with protein MSAHGHVDLGHTVAGWTGTFIAVVGFGIVGIGVIAVSALVIAAGAATVLLAAGVTWVLHLAGWGKPSGPRPDDQWDWRVRDLSARGGHPDCLGCRMAGRRLRRPDTVVEGRQPMPETAEARI; from the coding sequence ATGAGCGCGCACGGCCACGTGGACCTGGGCCACACGGTGGCGGGATGGACCGGCACCTTCATCGCCGTGGTCGGCTTCGGGATCGTCGGCATCGGCGTGATAGCCGTCTCGGCCCTCGTGATCGCCGCTGGGGCTGCGACCGTCCTACTCGCTGCGGGCGTCACGTGGGTGCTCCACCTGGCCGGATGGGGAAAGCCGAGCGGACCTCGTCCCGATGACCAATGGGACTGGCGTGTGCGCGATCTGAGTGCGCGCGGCGGCCACCCCGACTGTCTCGGATGCCGCATGGCTGGTCGACGACTTCGACGACCGGACACAGTCGTGGAGGGTCGTCAGCCGATGCCGGAAACTGCTGAGGCCCGAATCTAG
- a CDS encoding YdeI/OmpD-associated family protein, whose product MTIGRVWFAAGVTQDVEIVAFESAEAFQAWLGENHAVSPGIWLKLRKKGPGIAALDYIQALDVALCYGWIDGQKAKFDDHWWLQRFTPRKPRSKWSKANRDKVAALIEQGRMHPPGQAEVDRAKADGRWEAAYDGARTATVPDDLTAALTADPAAAKIFETLDRQNRYAILYRIQEAKKAETRARRIEKYVAMLAKGEKLHP is encoded by the coding sequence ATGACGATCGGCCGAGTGTGGTTCGCTGCTGGGGTGACTCAGGACGTGGAGATCGTCGCATTCGAATCCGCCGAGGCATTCCAGGCATGGCTCGGCGAGAACCACGCCGTCTCACCCGGCATCTGGCTCAAGCTTCGGAAGAAGGGCCCCGGAATCGCTGCGCTGGACTACATCCAGGCGCTCGACGTGGCACTCTGCTACGGCTGGATCGACGGCCAGAAGGCAAAGTTCGACGACCACTGGTGGCTCCAGCGGTTCACCCCGCGCAAGCCGCGCAGCAAGTGGTCCAAGGCCAACCGGGACAAGGTGGCCGCCCTGATCGAGCAGGGCCGGATGCATCCGCCGGGACAGGCCGAGGTCGACCGCGCCAAGGCAGACGGCCGCTGGGAAGCGGCCTACGACGGCGCGAGGACCGCCACGGTGCCGGACGACCTCACAGCGGCCCTGACCGCCGACCCGGCCGCGGCAAAGATCTTCGAGACACTGGACCGGCAGAACCGCTACGCGATCCTGTACCGGATCCAAGAGGCCAAGAAGGCCGAGACCCGGGCGCGCCGGATCGAAAAGTACGTAGCGATGCTGGCGAAGGGCGAGAAGCTGCACCCGTAG